In Camelina sativa cultivar DH55 chromosome 17, Cs, whole genome shotgun sequence, the genomic stretch ATTAATTGACTTTTTAATCTGAGAGTCAGAGTTACATGATGATCCagtcaaaatttataaatcattcATTCGTTTGGCTTGGCTGCTCCAGGATTCCTGCCAAACTGGATTATCATTGGTTTTCCTTTGAACACAAAACCATTTACAAGATTCTGCAAAGTCAGAAAATGAATGCTTGTCAgtgatatatattatacttgAGATTAAGACATTTTATGCAAGGGTGATGTTAAGAATTATAACCAGAGAACGATGTGCGACTTCAACAGATGGAAATGTCAAAAAAGCTTGCCCTCTCATCCTTCCTTCCtgcaacaattttatttaattcacaTTAACAAGAAGATTGATTATAATACGAAGGCTAGTTTAAAGGTGAAGAAGCATCACCTGCATCAGCCTCACACAAAGACTGGATTTAGCTGCTTCCATGCTTTCAAATTGTGACCCTACAGTGAATGCTATTATTTAGCTATGACTTGACTTCCAGAGAGACAAGTGTAGTAAGCAGGTAACAACTTGTATCTTAACGACTCGTAGACTGTACAAGATTTTGATTTGACTAGCAGAGCTACttcttaccaaatatgtaatagAAATCATCACTAACAACATCTTTGGCAAGGTTTTTGATATAAAGTACAACCGATGGATTCCCAGCTGTGTAGTTCTGCACACAATAAAAACCGAAAATCATTTTTCTCTCAgtgataatgtttttttcagaAATGACTCTCTATATTTGGAATTATAAAATGAAGTAGGAAAATAGTCATGAAAGAACTGCTAGAAAAGATAACATTAGTATGCAGTAAATATATCTTCATGCATAGAGACTCCCTGGTAACAAGTATGCCTAGCCAATGAGCCAAATTACATTTTCCATTCCCAAAGAAAAGGCTGGAATTGATAATCAGGCTCACATCATTAGGAAAGTTCTAGGCAATACaaacatattatataacttGATCTTTGTATCCATACCTTGAACATAGGCAGTGAAAGAATATCCTCTGGAGGTAACCTTCCTTTCTCCAACTCCTCTAAACTCACAAAGGGATTCAagtttgaatcttcttctttgggcTCGTCTGCAGGATCTTCATTCTCACTATCCTCTTTATATTCGTCTTGTGCAACTTTTGGGGTAATCTTGATCTATCGTCATAGACCTTACAAATATCAGCACAACTACGCAGCATATTATTATAGAAAGGTAATTAGGGATAACAGGATACCTGCATAACATGCGTATTCTTTCTTATTCGAGGGATCTCCTTTGGGGTCAAAGAAGAAGGTTTCAATCCAACAGTCTCATGCGGCGCATCCTTGTCCACACCAGGACCAACAAGATTCTCATGTCTAGCACGCTTCCTTCCTGATTTTGATGTACCTGTATCCTAAACGTAATACCATCACAATTCTTACCCAATACTAAATATCAATGACTAGTTAATTATCACATAACCAGCAACTATGATATGTAAATCTAAGCACCCATAACCAGCTTAGAATGAAGTCATTTTACTAATATCATAAAATGCAGACATGGCATGACGCTTCATACCTCATCAGATTCCATCTCTGACTCGCTACTAGATTGATGATCCAACTCAGTTGGTTGGGGGGCAGTTTTAGGTAGAGGTGGCGTCGGCAGGGCAAGGCGAAAAGGAGGTGGAAGATTCATTTTGTTCATCAGATGCAGCACCTATGATCAAAAggtctaaaattaaatttctagTTTGCTAACATGATAATTGATATCTGCAGATTATAAATgaacaacacttatacccaccATATACAGTGAGTCAGTGACAGTAAAGCTAACCTGGGTGTATAACGGCGGGACAGCGATAAGGGCATTAGTAATGTTGGCTAATATATTTTCATCAGGTGGTGGGTAAGCATATCTGCAAATATGAAACCGATCAAACATAGAAACATCTGAATAGTGTTGTGTTGTCACATTGTGTTTAAAAGGATGAGGagataaacacaaacacacacgcAGTAAAACTTACTGCAGGTGAGGAGGAAATGGATAGTTTATGCCGAGTTTAGGAGCTATCGGTTCGCCAGAAAGCGTCTGCCCGGATTTCGAATCAGTGTTGGTGCTAACTGTAGAGAAAGCATTTCCCTTGACCATAGATTCTTCGATTTGTCGAGACTTCTTGTTCTCATTAGGTTTATTGGCTCTCTGTACTTGTAGAACCTTACCAAGAAACCTCAGCCTACACAACCACAAGAAAAGAATAGAGAGACTTGAACAACTGAATTCCATCATGTCATTGTTAATGGAAGATGAGTAATTCTGAAAACTGGTACCCATTTAACTGACGATGTGCTTGAGAAGCAAAAGCTTCATTCTTGAAATCCACAAATGCAGCATTTCTCAATCTGTGGTGgcaaaaaattatatgtcaggtTATACTAATTCCACATTCAATCACTTCTTCTCGAGTAAAAGATAAAGTCTTTTCACTTTGTAACCTAAACATTCCAAGAAATATTAACTATGAACTTTTCAGTCCCTAATATCTTCTAAAAACCTtctaaataatactaatttcCAAGTAAATTGAAAGATAAAGGTTGCTGAGAAATTACTTTCCACCGGAGCAAGGACGAACAGCAGAAGCTCCGTACTGAGAAAAGAGCCGAGAGACGAGATCATGAGGGATTCCATCAGGAAGATGCCGAACCACCAGAGTTACAGTAAACGGCTCTGTAACCTGAGAATCAAATTGCGTCGCCGGTATATTCACGACCGCCTCCGATGTCGCATGTGCAGCCATTAGAGCTCGAAACCCCAACTCAGAACGATGACTGTTTTTTCAGTAAAATTGATTTGTGATTTAAACCGGACTAGTTTTTTTGAAACCATACAGACCAAGAGAGAAAATTAAATCGAACCGGGAAGgcgttttgtgtgttttaattttggGGCTTATCCACCTGCGTGGCccatttaaaaagaaaaattccgTTTTTTGAATTGTGTGGTTTTCAATAAATTGATTTGCGAGACTAAACCGGACTAGAATTTGGAGTCAAATGATTGAACCAGTTAAGACTGTTAAGTCATATCATACGACGACgttttatgttaaaaattttGGGACATACAAGcttctttagtttttgtttgaaaatataatacatGGATACATAAAATAGAGACCATTGAGGAGAAACTGAAATATCATATTCCATGTGAGAAGCTACAACTACAACTATCAAAATTACATGTTTGAAGTGAAATAGTGTTCTTCATCATTGAGAATAATTGATAAGAATGTATTTTGTCATCAATGGATAtgatgttataaaaaaaacaaaaacgagaaCTAGTGGCGGATACATTTTTAACGATGAAAAACACTATTTCACATCGTCTCAACGGCTTTGGACGTTTTAGCATTCAcgatatttttcattttcataaaaatagttatagttcatatattttatagcattacaatatcaataaaaaatattaatatagcaTAAGAGAGGACACAtaagtaataattattttgaaaaagaagaagaaaacaaattgtgaGGTTGACAACGCAATTATCAATGAGAAGATGGAGTTGATAGTGAAGGGAACATTAGGCTATAACAGACTAACAGGTTACTTGACCACATATACTTTCTTTCATCAGTTTTCAAACATTCAA encodes the following:
- the LOC104755111 gene encoding U11/U12 small nuclear ribonucleoprotein 65 kDa protein isoform X1, translated to MAAHATSEAVVNIPATQFDSQVTEPFTVTLVVRHLPDGIPHDLVSRLFSQYGASAVRPCSGGKLRNAAFVDFKNEAFASQAHRQLNGLRFLGKVLQVQRANKPNENKKSRQIEESMVKGNAFSTVSTNTDSKSGQTLSGEPIAPKLGINYPFPPHLQYAYPPPDENILANITNALIAVPPLYTQVLHLMNKMNLPPPFRLALPTPPLPKTAPQPTELDHQSSSESEMESDEDTGTSKSGRKRARHENLVGPGVDKDAPHETVGLKPSSLTPKEIPRIRKNTHVMQIKITPKVAQDEYKEDSENEDPADEPKEEDSNLNPFVSLEELEKGRLPPEDILSLPMFKNYTAGNPSVVLYIKNLAKDVVSDDFYYIFGSQFESMEAAKSSLCVRLMQEGRMRGQAFLTFPSVEVAHRSLNLVNGFVFKGKPMIIQFGRNPGAAKPNE
- the LOC104755111 gene encoding U11/U12 small nuclear ribonucleoprotein 65 kDa protein isoform X2, whose translation is MAAHATSEAVVNIPATQFDSQVTEPFTVTLVVRHLPDGIPHDLVSRLFSQYGASAVRPCSGGKLRNAAFVDFKNEAFASQAHRQLNGLRFLGKVLQVQRANKPNENKKSRQIEESMVKGNAFSTVSTNTDSKSGQTLSGEPIAPKLGINYPFPPHLQYAYPPPDENILANITNALIAVPPLYTQVLHLMNKMNLPPPFRLALPTPPLPKTAPQPTELDHQSSSESEMESDEDTGTSKSGRKRARHENLVGPGVDKDAPHETVGLKPSSLTPKEIPRIRKNTHVMQIKITPKVAQDEYKEDSENEDPADEPKEEDSNLNPFVSLEELEKGRLPPEDILSLPMFKNYTAGNPSVVLYIKNLAKDVVSDDFYYIFGSQFESMEAAKSSLCVRLMQEGRMRGQAFLTFPSVEVAHRSLESWSSQAKRMNDL